GATCCTTGGTATAAGCATATTAAGGACGATATGGAAGGCGTCACCGAGCTTGGTGCAGAGGCACAGCCTAATATTGAGCTGATTGCTAGTTTGAAGCCGGATCTTATTATCGGTAACAAAATGCGTCAAGAGAAGATCTATTCGCAACTTAGCGCTATTGCACCAACAGTGTTCTCTGAGACGCTCCGCGGCGAATGGAAGAATAACTTCACCCTGTATGCGAAAGCGTTGAATAAGGAAGCCGAAGGCCAGGAAGTGATTGCCGACTTCGATAAGAAGATTGAAGATTTCAAGGTAGTAGCTGGCGATAAGCTGAAGCAAAAGGTATCTGTTGTTCGCTTTATGGGCGGTAAGACGCGGATCTATCTTGAAGATACGTTTACGGGAATTATTTTCAAGCAAATTGGCATTGCTCGTCCGGAAAACAACTACAAGGATACGTTCGTTGAAGAGATTTCAAAAGAGCGAATTCCAGAAGTCGATGCGGATATGATGCTGTACTTTACTTACGAGACAGGTGACAATAAAGGAACTCAGCAAGCGGAAGAGTTTATGAAAGATCCACTCTGGCAGAACCTCAATGTCGTGAAGAACGGTAAAGCTTACCAAGTAGATGATGCAATCTTCAACACAGCAGGCGGCGTTCGCGCAGCAAATCTGATGGTGGATGAGCTGTATAATATCTATGGCATTCAGAAGTAATCAGTGAATAAATGATACATCATATTGAAGGGAAGGAAGCATTGACTGCTCCTTCCCTTTCTTCATGTCCATAGCTGCTTGTACGTTCTGTTGAAAGTTCCGACCCCAATGATTCAGATTCCTCTCATCTAATCCAACGAACCAATCTCCTTCTAGAGACCGAGGCCAAAATACATCGGCTGCACGATGTGTTTTTTTGCGTTTGGTATATTATGGATATTGGGACTTGGCACCGCTCAACTGACATGAGTGTGTCTGACCAAGCTTGCCAAAATACCCTGTGAGGAGCTGTAGCACGTGAATAAGTTAATTGAATTCATAGACGTAACGAAAGAATACAAAATAGGAGAGGTAACTATAAAGGCACTTAATGGTGTGAATTTCTCCATATCCGAAGGAGAATTTGTCGTGATTTTGGGGGCGAGTGGTGCTGGTAAGAGCACGATATTGAACATATTGGGCGGTATGGATACGGCAAGCTCAGGTCAAGTGTTTGTCGGAGATCGTGAAATTACAAAATGGAACGAACGAAAATTAACTGAATATCGCGGACAAAATATTGGCTTTGTATTTCAGTTCTATAACTTGATTCCGAATTTGAACGCTCTAGAGAACGTTGAATTCGCCACGGAAGTCTGTAAAGACCATTTGGATGCCAACGACATTTTACATAAAGTTGGATTAACGAATCGCATCAAGAACTTTCCTTCCCAGCTCTCAGGGGGCGAACAGCAAAGAGTCGCGATCGCGAGGGCTGTTGCCAAGAACCCCCTACTTTTACTCTGCGATGAACCTACTGGAGCCCTGGATTATGTGACGGGTAAAGCAGTCTTGAAGCTTCTTCAGGATTTGAACCAGGACACAAAAAAATGCGTCGTAGTAGTCACTCATAATTCTGCAATTGCTCCTATGGCAGATAAGGTGATCAAGGTTAAAAGCGGAATGGTAGAGAGTATTACGATCAATAAAGAGAAGCAAAGTATTGAAGGGATTGAGTGGTAATTATGAAATTATTCATAAAACTAATGAGGGATATTAAGCAGTCGATCGGACAATGCATTGCCTTTGTTTTAGTAATTGCGGTAGGGGCTTTTTTCTATACAGGGCTCGCCACTTTGAGCGACAATATTAGCGGCTATACGAAGGGTTACTTTGAAGAACATCATCTAAGCGACTTGAATGTCTATTACGACCAAATTTTCAAAGATGATATTGCTGATTTAAGCAAAATTAAAGGGATCAATAAAATCGAAGGACGTTATACTTTTGATGCTACGCAAGCCTTCAAGGATTATAAGGCCTCATTAAAAATCCATTCGATCCCCGAAATAAATGAAATCAATACACCTACTATAATTGAAGGTAGTATGCCGTCAAAAAATGATGACCTCTTATTAGACTCCCATTATGCTAAGGAAAATCATATTCAAGTCGGTGATAAAATCACCATAACTACAAATGGAAAAGATTTGGGGTTTAACATTAGCGGTTTGATTGAGAATGTTGAATATGCCAAGAAGAACGAAACCCAGGATCATAAAGGCTACGGAGTAGCTTACATGGCTGAAGAAGCAATACCTGAAATCGTGGGTGGCTTCTACTATAACGAAGTTATGATTGATGCCAATAAGGGTTACGATACTGAAAACTTAGGTCAAGCCATCGAGGCCCAATCTAAGCAGCTTCCCTATTTAGGCCAAGTAAGTAAAGAGCGGACTTTCAACTATTCACAAGTATCTCAGACAATACGTAACAATAAGTTGATGAGCAGGGTGATACCATTCGTTCTCTTTATGATTGAAGCCGTTATCCTATTTCTGACGATGTCGAGGATGATAGATTCACAAAGAAATCAAGTGGGGATTATGAAGGCCCTGGGGGTCAGGAATAGAAGCATTATGCTTCATTACATGGGCTACCCTGTGCTGGTAGGGATCATAGGTTCCATTCTAGGTACCATCATTGCTGCTGTTGTATTTATTCCATTAATTACGGCATCAATTGCAAGGGCCTACTCCCTGCCCGACATTACCTTCTCACTTTCATTATCTTCTGTCATTCCCCCGATCCTCTTCTCAAGTGCTTTTGGAATTGTGGCGTGTTACCTAAGTGGGCGATCCATATTAAAAGAACGTGCATCCCAGGCGATGCGCCCTAAACCGCCGAAGAAAATGAAACAGCTGCTTATCGAAAGAATACCAGGGATCTGGAGCAACATTTCCTACAGCTACAAGCTCATAATAAGAAATATATTTTTGAATAAACAAAAAGCGTTAGCAAGCTCCGTTGGCGTTGTTGTCAGTACTATTCTATTGATAACTGCTTTTGGCACTCAATCAGCTCTGTTAAAAGTAGCTAATCAAGTGGAAGATGTCTATACGTATGATTTAAGAGTCGATTATGCGCTAGGGACCTCTTCGGATGTAATCAGCCTTCCGACTGGTATTAAAAGCAGTTATGGGTTATCCAACTTCCCCGTGGAGCTGATAACAAATGATGAGAAAGAAAATGCCACCTTAGTCGTTACCGAAAAAGAAAACGACCTCATTCATTTCTTCGACGGAGCCGGAAATCGGATACCTCTAGAAGATCGCGGTGTTCTGGTCCCGAGATCTTACGCTGACAAATATCATATTTCAGCAGGAGACATGATTCAATTAAAGTTCACAGCACCAGAACTTAAGGATAAATCTGTGGATCTGAAGGTTCTGAATATATCTACCCAATATTCGAATCCGTCGTTTTACATTACACCAACCTATTTAAAGAGCTTGGACATAGAGTACAGACCAACCTCCCTTTTAGTTGAGGCTAATAGCTCCAAGGATCTGGCAAGCATTCGCAACTCCTTAGAACAAAATCCTCATGTAGATGCCATTGCAGATAAGAGTGATCTCAAGAAGTCAGCTCAATATATTTTGAAGCAAAACAGCTTTGTATTTATTATGTTTATCATTTGTGCTGTCATCCTCTCCTTTGGCGCCATATATACGATTTCTTCCATCAACATTTATGAACGGAGCCGTGAACTAGCAACACTTAAAGTTTTAGGATATCAAAAAGGCAAAATAAATCGGCTCATATTTTTTGAAAATATTATATTAACTACATTTGCGGTTATTGTTTCCCTACCAATAAGTGGATATGTCTATGCAATAGTTGTTAAAGCGCTGTCTAGTACCCATCAGCAAATTCCAGATCAATTAAACATTATTATTATTCTGGTCTCTATTCTCCTGGCGTTCTTGCTTACCATTCTATCTAACCTGCTGCTTAGAGGAAAAGTGAACAAAATCAATATGACTGAATCCTTAAAGAGCATAGAATAACTTAGGGGTGGTATCGCCTATCGGCTGGTTTATTACGGATAACATAAATACCAAGGAATATGCTAAAACAGTATCTGCCAGGACTTAATTTTCTGGTTTAAAACATGAGGAGTATTGGTCAAATCCGGAGGTTATATCCACAATCCTAAGTTTTTGTGAGTAATTATAGATATAATTTAAATTTACGAAGCACATTCATTAGGAAATAATGATTGTGCTTTTTTCATAGAAATCTTTCATGACTTTTGCCCCCATCTTCCCCCATTTACTGTACAAACAAAACAATCAGACCTGAATTGAACTTGTATATCGCCTAGGAAACAAAAGGAATTACGAAGAAAAAGCGTTGGTGGGAATAAAAATAATACATTACAATAGTAATGTAAATTTTAAATTTCAACTAGGAAGTGTTCTCTATGAACAGCAATTTACATTCTAATTGTGAACAATGCTTTGGATTATGTTGTGTGGCATTACCGTATGCAAAATCTGCTGATTTTGCATATAGCAAAACAGATGGGGTCCCTTGCCGTAATCTGGGTCCGGATCATCGCTGTGGTATCCACGAGCATTTACGAGACAAAGGATTTCGCGGATGTGTTACCTATGAATGCTTTGGTGCAGGACAGCATGTCTCGCAGGAGATCTACAAAGGAAATGATTGGAGCGTTAATCCGGGGTTATCTAAGGAAATGTACGCTGTATTCCCTATTGTTCAACAATTGCATGAGATGCTCTACTATTTAAATCAAGCATTGGACTTGGAAGAGACACGAACCATGAAGAATGAGCTGCAAGATATCTCTGAGCTGACTTTGTCTTTAACAAGGCTTAGCCCAGCGGAGATTCTAAACCTCGATGTATCCAACCATCGAACGATTGTTAATCCCATGCTCGTACGTACCAGTGAGCTTGTTCGCAATAATGATGTTCAAAGTAGTAAGAACAACATGTCACACCAGGATTTTATAGGGGCTAATCTAAAAGGTGCCAATCTGCAAGGTATGAATTTAAGAGGCGCATTATTGATAGCAGCTAATTTGAAGAACGCTGACCTCAGAAAAGCAGATTTTATAGGTGCAGACTTGCGAGATGCTGACTTATCGGGTGCAAATCTTATCGGATGTATTTTCCTAAGCCAGGCTCAAGTGAACTCCGCAAAAGGAAATAAAGAAACCCGATTACCTCATTACTTGAAAGTTCCTGATCATTGGTTGAATTAACTTGATACTAGAGTAGTAAAAGCTAATAGACGGCCACTATACTTGATATGTGAAATGTTCTCAAGGAGGATTGTCATGGATATAACGCGGGATTTCTTGGATGAACGGTTCAAAGCCTATGTTCTGGACAATTTTTGCGGGAACCGGGAGAAGATCCAGCTGGGTGATTTAACTCAAGTTACCTCTCTCCAAATAACAAATCAGCGATTTACAAGTCTTGACGGCATTGAGCATTTCCCTTCTCTTCAGGAGCTAGATTGTTCGTTTAACAGCTTGGCAGAGCTTGATATTAGTAAAAATATAAATCTGAGAGTTCTGAATTGTGCCAGCAATAAATTAACCGAGCTGAACATCAGTCATAATTCGAATCTAGAGAAGCTATCCTGCGAGTATAACAAGCTAATTCAACTAGATAGCCGACATAACCCTTTATTAAGGGAGTTGAACTGCAACAAGAATGATATTCCCTCGCTAGATATGAAGCATAACGTTTATCTGGAGCTCTTGAATTGCGGCTTCAATCGTTTTCGCAACCTGGATCTTTGTCAGAACAAGTTGCTAATTAAGCTCGATTGCTGTTGGAACCTTATATCGGAGCTGCATCTGGATCAGAACCCGGAATTACAAGAGCTGAACTGTAATTATAATTCCTTATTCGATTTGAACCTGGATCAGAATATTCTGCTTATCCGCCTGGATTGCGGCAACAATCATTTGATCAGCCTAACTATGAAGAATAGTGCGAAGCTGCTTGAAGTCCGCTGCAATAACAATCATCTGACGAGCCTCAATCTAAGTGGAAATCCGGAGCTGCAAAGCTTAAGATGCTTCAATAACCATATCTCTGCATTAGATCTCAGCCAACAAATCCATTTAACCGAGCTCTACTGTTCCGAGAATAAAATCTCCAAGCTGGACACAAGTCTTCATCCAAAGCTGGAACGTCTTGATTATTCCAATAATCTAATCCTGGAACCTGACCATACGATTTCGGGAGTCGGAATCTTTGCATATGATGTCTCCTTTTCTTCCTATGCAACGACACTTCATTTTATGGGAAAAGAGCTTGCCACAACAGTAGATGTCCCATTCAAAACAGATATGGAACAGCTAACTCCTCTTATCCGTGGCGCCTGGGGGCATATGGATGAGCTTGCCGAGATGGCGCTTGCCGCTGTTGCCGAAGCCCATCCTGACGAAAATGTATCTGAGTTGATCCTGTCTGTCCTTGAATTTCATAAGGACGGTACATTTCGTTTAGGGTATGATGCAGGCGATACCCCCGCCGGGCAGCTATATATTTACATCATTTTTAATAAAGACCTGCAGATCAGCGACGATCTCATCTATGAGACTTATTGATAACCCTGCTTCTTCAAATAAATCTAAAGGAATAACAACGATAAATCATGATTATTTAGAGAGAATGAACTAGGTTGTTCAGTATATTAAGGATCATAGCGATCGTAGGCTTAACCTAGATGAACTGGTCGAATACGCTAATTCCGCAAAATATCATTTCAGCAAGCAAGAGCAGGATGGTATTAGCTACAAGAGGCTGCCCGGCGGACTGAATGCCTTGTTCCAGTTCTACGATATACCTGATAAGCTCGGTATCACCTATCAGAGTATATTTGCGCAATGGCTGCCGAATAGCGAGTACGACCCTGGCGAGAGACCGTGCCTGGAGTTCTGTATGAATGACCCTTCAACCGACCCAGATGGAAAGTGCAAGGTAGATTTGTATATCCGATAAAAAAAGAGGGCGGATTAAAGCTCTTCCCCCTCTTCATCTATTCGTTCTCCTTAGGCCATCCGCCCCATATCCCCAAAAAGTTCCCGCTCGGGTCGAAGAACTGGAAGGAGTATCCCCCTCCCTGCTTATATACCATTTCTTTGACTTCCACACCTTTTTGATTCATTTCTTCATAAAGCTCTTTAATATTATCGACCTGAAAAGTGAAAAATGGCTTCCGTTCGCCGGATGCCGAGACGAAATCCATTTTTGGCTGGTCATCCGAGCGAATCAAGCCAAATCCGAGACCATTCAAGTTTAACCATGCTCCATCATCGCCCTCATTGTACGGAAAACATAAATCAACGCCGAACAGATCCGTATACCACTGCATAGATTCCTTTACATTTCTTACTGGCAGCTCGACAATTTGAAGATGAAAAGCTTTGGCTGTCAAATTTTCCCCCTCCTCAATGATTTCATTCCCGATGTACAAAGTTGTTTTCCTAATAATACCATATAGGGAATGCTAGAGTCTCATTTGGGAATTTTGTGTTTGCTACTATCGGTAATTAGAAGCACGAAATAGTAGCTGATGAGCTAATCAGAGTTCTAACGGAAATGAGAGGCGCTATTGGGGCGAAAAAGCAACTTTAAAAAATCTAAGGGAAATGAGCGACCTTATTACGGGGATTTATTGTGAAATGGAGCTAATCGGTAGACAATAGAGGCACAGATTTCCGTTACATTTTCATAATAGCCGAAATCTTCGAAATAAGGGCTGTGGCTTCCGTTAGCAATCGAACCACGCGGCAAGTGAATAGGCAGGCAGCAAAAAAGGCGGACTGCCTTCCCCTCTCACCAGATAAGCTAGGTAAAGCAAGGGAAGGCAGCGCACATTTACTAACCATATATTCATCATACCAATGGAAAGACTACCATTATCATAGCATTGGGTCTAAATAGAGATATTGTCTGTACGGG
The window above is part of the Paenibacillus lutimineralis genome. Proteins encoded here:
- a CDS encoding ABC transporter substrate-binding protein, with amino-acid sequence MYTNRRPAHLTKLFAALCSIIFILSACGQASNDSKPAGDSSAASDESYTIQHAMGETTIKGTPQRVVILTNEGTEALLALGVKPVGAVKSFTGDPWYKHIKDDMEGVTELGAEAQPNIELIASLKPDLIIGNKMRQEKIYSQLSAIAPTVFSETLRGEWKNNFTLYAKALNKEAEGQEVIADFDKKIEDFKVVAGDKLKQKVSVVRFMGGKTRIYLEDTFTGIIFKQIGIARPENNYKDTFVEEISKERIPEVDADMMLYFTYETGDNKGTQQAEEFMKDPLWQNLNVVKNGKAYQVDDAIFNTAGGVRAANLMVDELYNIYGIQK
- a CDS encoding ABC transporter ATP-binding protein, which encodes MNKLIEFIDVTKEYKIGEVTIKALNGVNFSISEGEFVVILGASGAGKSTILNILGGMDTASSGQVFVGDREITKWNERKLTEYRGQNIGFVFQFYNLIPNLNALENVEFATEVCKDHLDANDILHKVGLTNRIKNFPSQLSGGEQQRVAIARAVAKNPLLLLCDEPTGALDYVTGKAVLKLLQDLNQDTKKCVVVVTHNSAIAPMADKVIKVKSGMVESITINKEKQSIEGIEW
- a CDS encoding ABC transporter permease; amino-acid sequence: MKLFIKLMRDIKQSIGQCIAFVLVIAVGAFFYTGLATLSDNISGYTKGYFEEHHLSDLNVYYDQIFKDDIADLSKIKGINKIEGRYTFDATQAFKDYKASLKIHSIPEINEINTPTIIEGSMPSKNDDLLLDSHYAKENHIQVGDKITITTNGKDLGFNISGLIENVEYAKKNETQDHKGYGVAYMAEEAIPEIVGGFYYNEVMIDANKGYDTENLGQAIEAQSKQLPYLGQVSKERTFNYSQVSQTIRNNKLMSRVIPFVLFMIEAVILFLTMSRMIDSQRNQVGIMKALGVRNRSIMLHYMGYPVLVGIIGSILGTIIAAVVFIPLITASIARAYSLPDITFSLSLSSVIPPILFSSAFGIVACYLSGRSILKERASQAMRPKPPKKMKQLLIERIPGIWSNISYSYKLIIRNIFLNKQKALASSVGVVVSTILLITAFGTQSALLKVANQVEDVYTYDLRVDYALGTSSDVISLPTGIKSSYGLSNFPVELITNDEKENATLVVTEKENDLIHFFDGAGNRIPLEDRGVLVPRSYADKYHISAGDMIQLKFTAPELKDKSVDLKVLNISTQYSNPSFYITPTYLKSLDIEYRPTSLLVEANSSKDLASIRNSLEQNPHVDAIADKSDLKKSAQYILKQNSFVFIMFIICAVILSFGAIYTISSINIYERSRELATLKVLGYQKGKINRLIFFENIILTTFAVIVSLPISGYVYAIVVKALSSTHQQIPDQLNIIIILVSILLAFLLTILSNLLLRGKVNKINMTESLKSIE
- a CDS encoding pentapeptide repeat-containing protein, encoding MNSNLHSNCEQCFGLCCVALPYAKSADFAYSKTDGVPCRNLGPDHRCGIHEHLRDKGFRGCVTYECFGAGQHVSQEIYKGNDWSVNPGLSKEMYAVFPIVQQLHEMLYYLNQALDLEETRTMKNELQDISELTLSLTRLSPAEILNLDVSNHRTIVNPMLVRTSELVRNNDVQSSKNNMSHQDFIGANLKGANLQGMNLRGALLIAANLKNADLRKADFIGADLRDADLSGANLIGCIFLSQAQVNSAKGNKETRLPHYLKVPDHWLN
- a CDS encoding leucine-rich repeat domain-containing protein, whose amino-acid sequence is MDITRDFLDERFKAYVLDNFCGNREKIQLGDLTQVTSLQITNQRFTSLDGIEHFPSLQELDCSFNSLAELDISKNINLRVLNCASNKLTELNISHNSNLEKLSCEYNKLIQLDSRHNPLLRELNCNKNDIPSLDMKHNVYLELLNCGFNRFRNLDLCQNKLLIKLDCCWNLISELHLDQNPELQELNCNYNSLFDLNLDQNILLIRLDCGNNHLISLTMKNSAKLLEVRCNNNHLTSLNLSGNPELQSLRCFNNHISALDLSQQIHLTELYCSENKISKLDTSLHPKLERLDYSNNLILEPDHTISGVGIFAYDVSFSSYATTLHFMGKELATTVDVPFKTDMEQLTPLIRGAWGHMDELAEMALAAVAEAHPDENVSELILSVLEFHKDGTFRLGYDAGDTPAGQLYIYIIFNKDLQISDDLIYETY
- a CDS encoding GyrI-like domain-containing protein, which codes for MFQFYDIPDKLGITYQSIFAQWLPNSEYDPGERPCLEFCMNDPSTDPDGKCKVDLYIR
- a CDS encoding VOC family protein, producing MTAKAFHLQIVELPVRNVKESMQWYTDLFGVDLCFPYNEGDDGAWLNLNGLGFGLIRSDDQPKMDFVSASGERKPFFTFQVDNIKELYEEMNQKGVEVKEMVYKQGGGYSFQFFDPSGNFLGIWGGWPKENE